From a single Spongiibacter taiwanensis genomic region:
- a CDS encoding PAS domain-containing hybrid sensor histidine kinase/response regulator: MAKTVKAILTMRPTWGVLLVSLAVSGAIAWGLELRNQREMQQQLASLTDQVVARVSDRIELYQYGLRGARGAMVSLGPEGLSRQAFRRYSETRDTDSEFPGARGFGFIRRVPIEREAEFVARAQADGWPDFSIRQLTPHDGERFVIQYIEPVYRNVQAVGLDIASEANRRWAAEESMRTGQVRLTGPITLVQASGEALKSFLIMMPVFESAALPPNEAERRALAYGWSYAPLLMEEVLADADIFQDRVRLTLHDITDETYDEPFFTGKFSGRLIDLVSTDQFTVYGRRWQAQVQASEQFVASLALNSPLAVFAIGGVVSLLLALLAGSISKTRENHRRIRAEEQNLASLVESSADAIISVSPAGTVLSWNRGAELMLGYSKADAVGHDLADLVDQKGLISSLIEDTLARVDSEPDGVEGQWQTKFGGRVPVEISPSVVRSQSKGPLTLSLTVRDIAKQKQLDASIREINERLERQVAARTVELSQLNRLLGSIMDAATQVAVVASDSEGRVTVFNSGAVNLMGYHDSEAVGKLSLTDLVDPAALAQMQAEVRASEGLDLPPLAALVFGADAGKAEICESQLRRKSGRLLPAQLMLSAIRDGEGGVVGYLLIALDITQQQESQQELQAALSKLSIASEVAHLGVWTWYPGDDALDWNDKMFELYEQPKSLAGNGLNYEHWISRVAEQDRELVVQHLDDALSGRRDFAPEFRLDLPSGRGRVIQAGGMVLRDKSGEVQKITGFNRDITAEVELEQNLRVAKAQSDAASAAKSSFLANMSHEIRTPMNSVLGMLSLLQHNALNTQQRDYVDKAHVAASSLLLLLNDILDFSKIEAGKLALSEREFNLEAMLEEVATILSGNMQDKSFELFFELPFDLPETVRGDDLRIKQVLVNLIGNAIKFTDEGYVSVRVETQRLPGERLAVAMEIEDTGVGMGKDFLARIFGGFEQASHSTSRRYGGSGLGLAISQRLVELMGGTISVTSQLGKGSCFRVALALPGASRPVQVTSDLLAGTRALLVAEADLLGDCVAKDLGQTGLEVVRTDAAGVVAFLGAAPNNLDIAVVVAGRAFGNEAAKVVASALSSHRLPALLIRSAALGASRLPALAEVATTMALPYTPGQLIARLRETMGATAKAAVPSSLESGLPLAGIRVLVVDDMPVNRVVAEQSLMMEGAEVECAASAEQALALLESAAEFDLVFMDMQMPGTNGVEATRMIRRNPRFANLPIVAMTANVMAEEVQACLDAGMNGHFGKPFQRAELVDTVRRFCLADVI; encoded by the coding sequence ATGGCAAAAACCGTGAAAGCAATACTGACAATGCGGCCAACCTGGGGCGTTCTGCTGGTGTCTCTTGCGGTGAGCGGTGCCATTGCCTGGGGCCTTGAATTGCGCAACCAGCGGGAGATGCAACAACAGCTGGCGAGTCTGACAGATCAGGTCGTCGCCCGGGTGAGCGACCGAATCGAATTGTATCAGTACGGGCTCCGAGGGGCGCGCGGTGCGATGGTGAGCCTGGGGCCGGAGGGGCTTAGCCGCCAGGCCTTCCGGCGCTACAGCGAAACCCGTGATACCGACAGCGAATTTCCCGGTGCCCGCGGCTTCGGCTTTATTCGGCGGGTGCCGATTGAGCGCGAAGCTGAATTTGTGGCGCGTGCTCAAGCGGATGGCTGGCCCGACTTCAGTATTCGCCAGCTCACCCCCCATGATGGTGAGCGCTTTGTCATTCAGTACATCGAGCCGGTATACCGCAATGTGCAGGCGGTGGGGTTGGATATTGCCTCGGAGGCAAATCGGCGCTGGGCCGCTGAGGAGTCCATGCGCACGGGGCAGGTGCGGCTTACCGGCCCGATTACCCTGGTGCAGGCCAGCGGCGAGGCCCTGAAGTCCTTTCTGATCATGATGCCGGTGTTTGAATCTGCTGCGCTTCCGCCCAATGAGGCTGAGCGGCGCGCCCTGGCCTATGGCTGGAGTTATGCGCCGCTGCTGATGGAAGAGGTGCTCGCCGATGCCGATATTTTTCAGGACCGGGTCCGCCTGACTCTCCACGATATTACCGATGAAACCTACGACGAGCCCTTCTTTACGGGCAAGTTTTCAGGGCGGTTGATTGATCTGGTCAGCACGGACCAATTTACGGTCTATGGTCGGCGCTGGCAGGCTCAGGTGCAGGCGAGTGAGCAGTTTGTGGCGTCGCTGGCATTAAATTCGCCGCTGGCAGTATTTGCCATCGGTGGGGTGGTGTCGCTATTGCTCGCACTGCTGGCGGGTTCGATCAGCAAAACCCGGGAGAATCACCGGCGGATTCGGGCAGAAGAGCAGAATTTGGCCAGCCTGGTGGAGAGCTCCGCCGATGCCATTATCTCGGTTAGCCCAGCGGGTACCGTGCTGAGTTGGAACCGGGGCGCAGAGCTGATGCTGGGGTATAGCAAAGCGGATGCGGTGGGCCATGATCTCGCCGATCTGGTCGATCAGAAGGGGCTTATCTCATCATTGATTGAGGACACTCTCGCCCGAGTGGACAGCGAACCGGACGGTGTCGAAGGCCAATGGCAGACCAAGTTTGGCGGACGGGTTCCTGTTGAAATCAGCCCGTCGGTGGTGCGCAGCCAGAGCAAAGGCCCGCTGACACTGTCGCTGACGGTGCGGGATATTGCCAAGCAGAAGCAGCTCGATGCCAGTATCAGAGAAATTAACGAGCGCCTGGAGCGCCAGGTGGCCGCCCGCACCGTGGAGTTGAGCCAACTCAACCGGCTGTTAGGCAGCATTATGGATGCGGCGACCCAAGTGGCCGTGGTGGCCAGTGACAGTGAGGGTCGCGTTACCGTGTTCAATTCGGGCGCGGTCAACCTGATGGGCTATCACGACAGTGAGGCGGTCGGAAAGCTGTCGCTGACCGATCTGGTCGACCCCGCGGCATTGGCACAAATGCAGGCGGAGGTGCGCGCCAGTGAGGGCCTGGATTTGCCACCCTTGGCGGCGCTGGTGTTCGGCGCGGATGCCGGCAAGGCCGAGATTTGCGAGTCTCAATTACGACGCAAGAGTGGTCGGCTGTTGCCGGCGCAACTGATGCTCAGTGCAATTCGTGATGGCGAGGGAGGGGTTGTCGGTTATTTGCTGATTGCCCTGGATATTACGCAGCAACAGGAGTCTCAGCAGGAGCTGCAAGCGGCCCTGAGTAAGTTGTCGATTGCCTCCGAGGTGGCCCACTTGGGGGTGTGGACCTGGTATCCCGGCGATGATGCCCTGGATTGGAACGACAAAATGTTCGAGCTGTACGAACAGCCGAAATCCCTCGCTGGCAATGGCCTGAATTATGAACACTGGATTTCCCGGGTCGCCGAGCAGGACCGGGAGCTGGTCGTACAGCATCTGGACGATGCGTTGTCAGGACGGCGGGATTTCGCTCCCGAGTTCCGCCTGGATTTGCCCTCAGGCCGAGGCCGGGTCATTCAGGCCGGCGGCATGGTGCTGAGAGATAAGTCTGGCGAGGTGCAAAAGATCACTGGCTTTAACCGCGATATCACCGCTGAGGTGGAACTGGAGCAAAATTTGCGCGTGGCCAAAGCGCAATCCGACGCCGCCAGCGCGGCAAAATCCAGCTTTCTGGCCAACATGAGTCACGAAATACGCACCCCGATGAATTCGGTGCTGGGCATGTTGAGCCTGCTGCAGCATAACGCCCTCAACACCCAGCAGCGAGACTATGTGGACAAGGCCCATGTGGCGGCCAGTTCGTTGCTGTTGTTGCTCAACGACATTCTGGATTTCTCCAAAATCGAAGCGGGCAAACTGGCGCTGAGTGAGCGGGAATTCAACCTGGAGGCCATGCTGGAGGAGGTCGCGACCATCCTGTCCGGCAACATGCAGGATAAATCCTTCGAGCTGTTTTTTGAGTTGCCCTTTGACTTGCCCGAAACCGTGCGAGGGGACGATCTGCGGATCAAGCAAGTGCTGGTTAACCTCATCGGCAATGCCATTAAATTTACCGACGAGGGCTACGTGTCCGTGCGGGTGGAAACCCAGCGGCTGCCCGGTGAGCGGCTCGCTGTGGCAATGGAGATTGAGGACACCGGCGTCGGCATGGGCAAAGATTTCCTGGCTCGGATTTTTGGTGGCTTTGAGCAAGCGAGCCACAGCACCTCTCGCCGTTATGGCGGCAGCGGCCTTGGTTTGGCGATCAGTCAGCGGCTGGTTGAGCTGATGGGTGGGACCATTTCGGTAACCAGCCAATTGGGTAAAGGCAGCTGTTTTCGGGTGGCTCTGGCGTTGCCTGGCGCGTCCAGGCCAGTTCAGGTGACGTCCGACTTACTGGCGGGTACCCGGGCGCTGCTGGTGGCCGAGGCAGATTTGCTGGGCGATTGTGTTGCCAAGGACCTGGGCCAAACTGGCCTGGAGGTGGTGCGTACCGACGCTGCTGGTGTGGTGGCATTTCTGGGCGCGGCGCCAAATAACCTCGATATTGCCGTGGTCGTTGCGGGCCGCGCCTTCGGTAATGAGGCGGCGAAGGTGGTCGCGTCGGCGCTTTCCAGTCATCGGTTGCCGGCCTTGCTGATCCGATCGGCCGCTCTGGGGGCGTCCCGGTTGCCGGCGCTGGCAGAGGTAGCCACCACAATGGCGCTGCCCTACACGCCGGGGCAATTGATTGCGCGCCTGCGGGAAACTATGGGCGCGACGGCCAAAGCCGCTGTGCCTTCGTCCCTCGAGTCGGGCTTGCCGCTGGCCGGCATTCGGGTGCTAGTGGTAGATGATATGCCGGTGAATCGGGTGGTGGCAGAACAGTCGCTGATGATGGAGGGCGCCGAGGTTGAGTGTGCTGCGAGTGCCGAGCAGGCCCTGGCCTTGCTTGAGTCGGCGGCAGAGTTCGACCTGGTCTTTATGGATATGCAAATGCCGGGCACCAACGGGGTCGAGGCCACCCGCATGATTCGGCGCAACCCCAGGTTTGCCAACTTGCCCATTGTGGCGATGACGGCCAATGTGATGGCAGAGGAGGTTCAGGCCTGCCTTGATGCGGGCATGAACGGTCATTTTGGTAAGCCGTTTCAGCGGGCAGAGCTGGTCGACACGGTGCGGCGGTTCTGTTTAGCGGACGTGATCTGA
- a CDS encoding enoyl-CoA hydratase/isomerase family protein, producing MSDQAIDYAVDSRGVATITLTRPEIHNAFDDVVVGALSEAFKKAGEDPAVRAVILASTGKSFCAGGDLNWMKRMAKYGYEENLRDSTILAEMLRRLNTLPKLTIARVQGPAFGGGVGLVSCCDMAIAAPQAAFCLSEVKVGMIPATISPYVINAIGERASRRYFTTAELITAEKAHTLGLVSELVEADQLDDTIDGILKGLLRNGPRGVGEAKRLVLDYANQEITPDLIADSSKRIAETRGSDEGQEGLTAFLEKRKPNWIQ from the coding sequence ATGTCTGACCAGGCCATTGATTACGCCGTCGACTCACGGGGTGTCGCCACCATCACCCTGACCCGCCCCGAGATTCACAATGCCTTTGACGACGTGGTGGTTGGCGCGTTGAGCGAGGCCTTTAAAAAGGCGGGCGAAGACCCGGCTGTTCGCGCGGTTATTCTGGCCTCCACCGGCAAAAGCTTTTGTGCTGGCGGCGACCTGAACTGGATGAAGCGCATGGCCAAGTACGGCTATGAAGAAAACCTGCGCGACTCCACCATTCTGGCTGAAATGCTGCGCCGCCTGAACACCCTGCCCAAGCTGACCATCGCACGGGTGCAAGGCCCTGCCTTTGGCGGTGGCGTGGGCCTGGTAAGCTGCTGTGACATGGCGATTGCCGCCCCCCAAGCCGCGTTTTGTCTGAGCGAGGTCAAAGTGGGTATGATTCCGGCAACCATCAGCCCCTATGTCATCAATGCCATTGGCGAGCGCGCCTCGCGCCGGTATTTCACCACCGCTGAATTGATCACCGCCGAGAAAGCACATACCCTTGGTCTGGTTTCCGAGCTGGTGGAGGCTGACCAGCTCGACGACACCATCGACGGTATTCTGAAAGGCCTGTTGCGCAATGGCCCACGTGGCGTTGGCGAAGCCAAGCGCCTGGTACTGGATTACGCCAACCAGGAAATCACCCCGGATTTGATCGCCGATAGCAGCAAGCGCATCGCCGAAA